The genomic DNA TGATCCGGCGGATATTCTCAGTCTGATTCCGCACACCCTGGGCTTTGAACCCCGGGAGTCGCTGGTGCTGTTGGCACTGTGCAGCGGCCGCCTCGGAGCCACGCTTCGGCTGGATCTGCCCCCTGTGCGGGCAGCGTCGAAAGCCGGCGCCAACGCGGCCTACGCCGCTGCCGCTGCCCGGTTCCTGGCCGCGGACACCCGTGCAGACGGCGCCCTGCTGGTGCTCTATACCGGCGAGCCGTGGACAGAGCCGGCCCGGCCGCCGTTCCTCGCCCTGATTCGCAGGCTGGAGAAGGAACTGGCCGCGGTGTCGCTCCCGGTGCAGGACGGATGGATGGTCGGACCGGAATACTGGCGGGACTATTTCTGTACGCGGCCGGGCTGCTGCCCCTGGCCGGGAATGCCGCGTTCGCAGATCACGGACAGCACCCTGAACACCGAACTGGTTTACCGGGGCAGCGCCTTTGCCCCCTCGCTGGAGCAGGCGGTTGGCTCCTCCCGTGCCCGGCCGTGGAGCCGGCGGCGCGAGGTGGCGGACGCACAGGCACGCTTCACAAAACTGCTCGGGGGCCGCTGGTGTGAACGGGATCAGTTCGGCGGCACCCTGCGGCTGTGGGCCGCATGTTTTTCTCCGGAAGTGCCGGATTCCGGGCACGATCTGTCCGGCGGAAACCCGGGGTTGCGGGAGGCGCCGGAGACAGCAGGTTTTCTGTTGGCGAGCCTTCAGGACCGGGGAATCCGCGATTCGGTGCTGGTGCTGGCGGCAGTCGGCCTGGAGACAG from Arthrobacter zhangbolii includes the following:
- a CDS encoding DUF4192 family protein, with translation MSTEPADGTAENPYRVSDPADILSLIPHTLGFEPRESLVLLALCSGRLGATLRLDLPPVRAASKAGANAAYAAAAARFLAADTRADGALLVLYTGEPWTEPARPPFLALIRRLEKELAAVSLPVQDGWMVGPEYWRDYFCTRPGCCPWPGMPRSQITDSTLNTELVYRGSAFAPSLEQAVGSSRARPWSRRREVADAQARFTKLLGGRWCERDQFGGTLRLWAACFSPEVPDSGHDLSGGNPGLREAPETAGFLLASLQDRGIRDSVLVLAAVGLETALAGAEAHGLLRGQGSPAVFPRDVLGFGAPCDGTPDATALSGAGEPPGSGVAGTGARSGRARTGRARTGPAGPGGSIPRRAAPGQAAGYFRGILVGRGGGTPDWPLLDRANNVFTDLAAVSEGEARAALLSLLAWIEWARGRGSRAHVYLEQSIAAQPGYRLALLLGELLGTGVLPDWARSRSESWPGPGPDPGPGGAD